Genomic segment of Candidatus Cloacimonadota bacterium:
TGAGAAAGACTGCTCCAATATCATATACCTATAAAATTGAGCATTAGAAATTTTAATTTTCTCTTATACAAAAAAAGTATATATGTGTAAATTCAAAAATTTATTCCCATACAAAAAGGGTAAAGTTAGGAATATTTACGACCTTGATGACAAGATACTTATAGTTGCTTCAGATAGAATTTCTGCATTTGATTATATACTACCGAATTTTATTCCAGATGGCAAATTACTCTTGATTGACGAAATTCTAACACCTGGCTCTTCTCGTTTTTACGATGCTTCAATATATAGAAAAAGAACTCCGCAAGAAAACTACGATAAACAATTTGTGCGTGATTATATTTCTGACAAAGGTATTGAAAAAATAAACAATGTTAATCCGAATTATAAAATTTTCAGCTTCCAAGAAATACTCTTAAAAAAAGAGAAATATCTTGAGGCTTATCAAAAAATAACAGGCAAAGATTCAATACAATGAAAACAATTCTCATTGTGGATGATGAGCAAGATACATTAAATTATCTTGAGTATATTTTGAAAAAATTTAATTTCAACAGTATTATTGTGGATAATGGTTTTGATGCTCTGCAAAAAATTCGTGAAGGTAAAGTTGACCTTGTTTTAACCGACATCGCTATGCCAGATATGAATGGATATGAACTGTATTCCCAAATCAGAAATTTTGATGACAATCTTCCAATCATTATGATGACGGGCTTTGGATATGACCCAAATCATGTTTTGGTTAAAGCTAAAAAAAATGGTTTGCATGATATTCTATTTAAACCATTTGACCCTGAAGACCTAATAAGCATTCTAAATAAAGTATTAAAGAAATAATTGTAATTAAAAATATAAATAATTTGTTAAATTCTAATTTTCTATATAATGTTTCACAAACTAAGTTATTAAAAAATTTATTTTGTATATTTTCAAAAAAATAAAAAGTTATATGTAGGAGGATAAATGAAAGCTAACTTAACACGCAAGAAGGTCTCCCCAAAGAGTCATAAGAAAATAGTGGCATTCGTGTATGCTGACAAACTATCCGAAGATGATATTCCTAAAATGGAATATTATCTTGAGAAACGGAAAAACCTACATCTTATATATCTTGTGGTATCAAAATCACCATCCACGAAGGTTATTACCGTATGTAATAGATATAATCATTTAAAATTAATACATAGCACTAATCCAGAAAAAGACATTGCAGATATAAAAAAACAATTTGATGGTACTGAAGTAAAATTCAGAAAACGAAAATTTGAAGATTTAAAGGATAGAAGTCTTTAATCTAAGAAAAAATCATCCAGGGCAACGAAAGGATTTCCTCCTTCATTGCCTTTTTTTATTTAAGTAACTAAATATAGTATAGGCTAACTTTTGGCTTATGCCAGATAAAGATTCCAATTCCACAATTGATGCTTTTTTTATATTGGCTATTGAACCAAAGTGTGTAAGAAGTGCTATCTTTCTTTTTTTCCCAATACCGGGAATATTGTCTAAAATTGAAATCGTAGTCTTTTTGTCACGTAAAGTTTTATGATATTTAACTGCAAATCTGTGTGCTTCATCTCGTATCTGCTGAAGCAATTTTAATGCATAAGATGTTTTGGGAATGATTATTGGTTCATTACTATTTACAGAAAAAATCTCTTCCAATCTTTTTGCAATAGAAAACAACTTAATTTTATAAGGATATTTTTTCAGAGCTTTTTTAGCAAAAGAGAGTTGCCCTTTTCCGCCATCAATAAGAATCATATCTGGAGTTTCAAATTTCTCTTCTTCAAGATGAGAAAGAAAGCGTGTTACTGCTTCTTCAATCATCAGGTAATCATTTATACCAGAGACAGTTTTAATCTTAAACCTGCGATATTGACTCTTTTTGGGTTTTCCATTATCAAAGAACACCATTGATGCAACTGCTTCATTCCCTTGCAAATTTGATATATCAAAGGCAGCTATCTTTCTGGGAAGTTTTGAAAGATGCAATTTGTCCTTTAATTCCTTAACAGCAAACACAGTCCTGTGAGCTGATTTCAAATGAGCTAATTTTTTTTCCTCAACCAAGAGAAAAGCATTTTCCTTTGCCATTTCAATCAACTTTCTTTTATCACCTCTTTGAGGAATTGCAATTTCTACATCAAGCCATTTGGATACTAATTCTTTATCTTCAGGATTTGTCTGGGTTAAAATCTTTGGAGCAACATCCTCTTGAAAATTGTAATACTGGGTTAGAAACCTGTTTAAGATATTTCCGTCACTTTTACCCAAAGTGTTTTCCATAAAATAATGTTCTTTTTTTATCAGCCTGCCTTCACGGATCTTCAGAATAACGACACAGCAAAGTCTATCATCTTTCCCAATGCCAATTATATCAAGGTCTTCCAGACTGGTTTTCCTTACAATCTGCCTTGTAGATATTTTCCCTATTCTAACAATTTTGTCACGAAGCTCAGAAGCTTTTTCAAAATTATCTTCATCAGCGGCTTTTTCCATTTGTCTTTGAAGATTTCTAATTACATCAGAGGTTTTTCCTTTAAGAAAAAGTATTACCTGTTCTACCTTCTTTCTATAATCTTCATAACTAATGTTTCCGATGCAAGGTGCATCACATTTATTTATCTGGAAGTTCAAACAAGGTCGGTCAAATGATGGATTGCTTGTATTTTCTCTTGGAATTTTTCTGTTACATGTTCTTAAGTGAAATACTTTCTCTAATAGATTCAATGTGCGGCGAATGGAATGTGCTTCGGTATAAGGACCGAAATACCTTGAGCCGTTCTGGATAACTCTTCGGGTTACGATTGCCCGCGGAAAATTATTCTTTACATCAATTTTTATGTATGGATATTTCTTATCATCTTTTAATGCAACATTATATTTCGGCCGATATTTTTTTATAAGATTGGCTTCTAAAATCAGTGCTTCTACCTCATTTCTGGTTACTATATATTCAAAATCAGCAATTCTTAAAACAAGGACTTCAGTTTTTGGTAATTCAAATTGGGTTTTAGTAAAATATGAACTTACTCTTTTTTTTAGATTTTTTGCTTTACCGATGTAGATGATTTTACTGGATGAATTTTTCATTAAGTAGACACCGGGATTTGAGGGGGTTAACCGTAATTTGTTCTGGATTGTTTCATTCATTTTGTATAAATATAGCCACAAAGGTTCATCCTTCGCAGTAGCAGTCCTACTGCTACTAAGAATGGACACAAAGACACAAAAATCAAATAAATCTAAACGACTCGTTAAGGGAAAGAGTTTTACTCATTAACTTATTTCATCAAACCATAAAATTATTTCTTTCAACTCATAAATCAGAGCATTTACAGAATTTGCAGTTGGTTGATAACCTGATGGTTGTGATTCTGAAAATACTATTCCCTCTTCCTTGTAATCATCCTCTAATTCATTATGAGCAAGACCAAAATTACTGCAAATTTCCTGAATGCCAAATAGAAAATTACGAATTAAACTATTTACTTTTAAATCTTGCGAATAATAAGATAACCAGTTGATAAAAGGTCGAATGTTCAAACTGTCACCATAAAAAATTGCAACCTCTTTTCCATTTCTTGAATCTGTATATGATTTGACTTCTAATGATTTTGCCAATAAATTAAGTATTTTATGAAAAATAAGTCTTAATGCTCCTAAATTTTTGATAATATCCAAATCATTATCAGATTCTTTATTTGATAGTATATCCAAAAATAATAGAGTGGTTTTTTCAGTAATTTTGGTTCTTAAAATATCCAAATAATTTTTGTTTTCAACTTGTAAATTTAGAATCTCTATATTATCAATAATTTGTTTTAAACGCTCCTCTTCTCCTTTCCCAATAATATTTTGATATGTAAATTTGCCAAAATCAATATGTGTTTTTATCTCATCTGCATTTCGCAATTCACTTTTTGCAAATGCTGTTAGAAAATAAAATTTAGTCATAACATCAATCTTGGTATACACTAATTTTTGAAGAAAATAATCTCCTTCCCTTTCAAAAAATTTATCGTAAAGTGTTTCGTTGTAGTTGGGATCAATAGCGACTATTTCATCATAATCATATTCTACATTTGATAAATTTCTGTCTATAATAAAAAGTGCATATTTTTTATAATTATTAATTATCTTCTCTAAACCATTTGGGAAACGATATTCAACTTCTATTAGATTTGATTTTTCAACAATTGTTTTTATTTCCTCATCCGATGCTACATATTCATCTTCTTCTACTGTTTTTAATTCTTTGATATTTTCATTTCCTAAATACTTTGAAAAGAGTTTTATTATTTTTGGTATATTCTTAGATAATTCGTCTTCTACATATAATATCTTCATAAATATTACTCCTCATATTTTATTCCTCCAGAAATTTTCAAACTTGATTTCTACAGAATACATTTTATCATCTTTTTTGATTTTTGGTTTTGTTTGTAACAATTTTGAAAAATTTTCAATAATCACATGGCCTAAGCCAGTTGTTTTTGTTTTCACTTTGGGTTTATAAGTATTTTCTACCAGAAGCCTAATTTGTTTTTCATTGTTAGAAAAATGTAACTTAAAGAAACGATTTTCTTTAGATACAAAAGTGGTATATTTTACAGCATTTAAAATAATTTCTTGAAAAAGTATATGCAGTTTTATTGCTGAACCTTTTTCATTTCCAATAATTAATTGTTCTGCATTCCCAAAAGAAATATCTGTTTTAAAGAAATATTTATTTAAAAACTTTTGTATTTCATTAAAATTATTTGATTGTGAAACTGACGACCAATCTGATTTGGCTTGTGTATAAATATCCTTTGCAGGAAAATATTTTCGCATAAAATTGCCAAAATATTTCGCATCAAACATATTACGAACAGAATGTTTTATTGACTCAATAAGCAATGATTGTAGAGAAAGACCTTCTTTACTTTTGTTGTGCTCTGCATCATAATGAAAATCTTTGATTGAACCTTTGAAAGAAAGATTCATTGCATTAACAATTTCACGAATGAGATTTGCTCCACGCAAAGCATTATCAATTACAATAGGTTTTATCTCTTTTTCATTTTTCAGATTTTCCAACGGGTCAATAACTGTGCTTATCATATTTTTGATCGAATGAGATAAATCTGCCAAAATTTTGTTGCGTTCTTCAATTCGAGTTTCTTTAATTTCATGTTCATGCTTTATTTTTTTTATTTTATTTAATTCTAAACGTAA
This window contains:
- a CDS encoding phosphoribosylaminoimidazolesuccinocarboxamide synthase produces the protein MCKFKNLFPYKKGKVRNIYDLDDKILIVASDRISAFDYILPNFIPDGKLLLIDEILTPGSSRFYDASIYRKRTPQENYDKQFVRDYISDKGIEKINNVNPNYKIFSFQEILLKKEKYLEAYQKITGKDSIQ
- a CDS encoding response regulator, which gives rise to MKTILIVDDEQDTLNYLEYILKKFNFNSIIVDNGFDALQKIREGKVDLVLTDIAMPDMNGYELYSQIRNFDDNLPIIMMTGFGYDPNHVLVKAKKNGLHDILFKPFDPEDLISILNKVLKK
- the uvrC gene encoding excinuclease ABC subunit UvrC — translated: MNETIQNKLRLTPSNPGVYLMKNSSSKIIYIGKAKNLKKRVSSYFTKTQFELPKTEVLVLRIADFEYIVTRNEVEALILEANLIKKYRPKYNVALKDDKKYPYIKIDVKNNFPRAIVTRRVIQNGSRYFGPYTEAHSIRRTLNLLEKVFHLRTCNRKIPRENTSNPSFDRPCLNFQINKCDAPCIGNISYEDYRKKVEQVILFLKGKTSDVIRNLQRQMEKAADEDNFEKASELRDKIVRIGKISTRQIVRKTSLEDLDIIGIGKDDRLCCVVILKIREGRLIKKEHYFMENTLGKSDGNILNRFLTQYYNFQEDVAPKILTQTNPEDKELVSKWLDVEIAIPQRGDKRKLIEMAKENAFLLVEEKKLAHLKSAHRTVFAVKELKDKLHLSKLPRKIAAFDISNLQGNEAVASMVFFDNGKPKKSQYRRFKIKTVSGINDYLMIEEAVTRFLSHLEEEKFETPDMILIDGGKGQLSFAKKALKKYPYKIKLFSIAKRLEEIFSVNSNEPIIIPKTSYALKLLQQIRDEAHRFAVKYHKTLRDKKTTISILDNIPGIGKKRKIALLTHFGSIANIKKASIVELESLSGISQKLAYTIFSYLNKKRQ
- a CDS encoding tetratricopeptide repeat protein, which translates into the protein MKKEKNLFDFAAIRKISEEIENNPNDPKNYVNRGIMYWGNKEFSNAKKDFNKAIKLEPNNAWFYHFRGMIYKEQRNNENALKDMYKASEMEPDDIVYIESILDTLISMGRYNKAYYFFGETIGKTHWDGKIYLEEIDITIISELAKHLAYQKQYDKANDIIEKLYEINFTDLNPRDDLRLELNKIKKIKHEHEIKETRIEERNKILADLSHSIKNMISTVIDPLENLKNEKEIKPIVIDNALRGANLIREIVNAMNLSFKGSIKDFHYDAEHNKSKEGLSLQSLLIESIKHSVRNMFDAKYFGNFMRKYFPAKDIYTQAKSDWSSVSQSNNFNEIQKFLNKYFFKTDISFGNAEQLIIGNEKGSAIKLHILFQEIILNAVKYTTFVSKENRFFKLHFSNNEKQIRLLVENTYKPKVKTKTTGLGHVIIENFSKLLQTKPKIKKDDKMYSVEIKFENFWRNKI